From Chloroflexaceae bacterium:
CTGCGCACGAGCGAGGTGAGAGGCTGTTCCTGGTAAGGCAAGGCCCTCTCAAAACCTCCCCTGTGGGGCCTATGTTCACCGATTTGCACGTGCAGTGGGCGGCTGTGGCCTTTGGCTGGCTGGCTGATTTCTCGCTCCGCATCCTCATTCAAGTGACCCTTGGCTGGCTCGGCGCAACTTCCGTGTTCGTCGCGCCGAGCCTCCACAAGCCGCTGCACGTGTTCATCCTCGCGCTGCTCCTCGGCGCTACCGCCACCGGCGGCTTTATCGCCGCGCGCATCGCCGGCGCGGCGTTCACCCTTCACGGCTTACTCGTCGGCGTTACGTCGATTCTGGCGGCGGCGGCAAGCAACCCTGGCCTCGCGCCGGTGCCGCGCCTGCTTGTCGCCGTCCAGGCCCTGGGTCTGTTGAGCGGCGCCCTTGGGGGGCTGCTGGCTTTTTATGTTACCCGCGCACGGACGTCACGGAGATGATGGGCTGCCGGGGGCGCCATCCGGACGAGGTTCGGGGAGTCCCGGATTTCCTGCTCCTCCGACCACCGACCTGGCAGGCGAGGGCGTGGGAAAACCTGGTTTCCCCATCCACGGGCAGGGGCGCGGGGAAAACCGGTTTCCCCGTTCTCTTCCGCCCACCGGCCCTTCGGGCAGAGACGTGGGTGACCTCGGGTTTCCCAGGCGCGCGCAACCTGGAAGGTTGCGCTACAGGAACGCCTCAAAGAGCGGCGGCGGCGGGCTGGCAAGGGCCAGCATCGCGCCCGTGATTGGGTGTCGCAGGCGCAGTTCGGCGGCGTGCAGCAGGTGACCAGGCAGCGGCTGGCCGGCATAGCCGGGCGGGCCGCCGTAGCGCGTGTCGCCGAGCAGGGGATGGCCCAGGTGCGCCAGGTGCAGGCGGATCTGGTGGGTGCGCCCGGTATGGGGTACGGCGATGACCAGCGCGGCATCGCCCAGGGTTCGCGCAACGCGGAAGCTGCTGTGGGCTTCGCGCACGCGCCCGCCGCCCTCGGGCAGCGCCTGTCCCACAGCCTCCAGCGGATAGATGCGCCAGCGCCCCCCGGCTGCCCGGCCGTGGCCGGTGCGCAAGTCAATCGCGCTCCACGGCGGTCTGCCTGCGCAGAGGCCGAGGTAGGTCTTGACCACCTCGCCCGTGGTAAAAGCCGCCTGCAATGCGGCATTGGCAGCAGGCGCCTTGCTCACCAGCAGCAGGCCCGAAGTGTCGCGGTCAAGCTGGTGCGCCAGGTGCAGCGGCGGCGCCGCGCCGTCGCGCGATGTCAGGTAGCGCCCCAGGGCCGCGAGCACGTTGCCTTGAGCGTCCCACGGTGTGGCCCCCACATACCAGCCCGCGCGTTTGTGCACGGCGATCAGCCAGGCATCCTCGTAGGCCAGATCCTCCGCCGTAATGGTTACGTCGGTATAGCCGTCGGCGGGGGGAAAGCGCAGCGTCAGCTCTGCGCCAGCGGGCGCAGGCGCAGCAGCGTCGCTCACCCGGCGCCCGTCGAGCCAGGCCCCGCCCCGGGCTGCCGCAATGGCGCCGGCCTCGCCCGCAAGGCGCGCCGCCAGTTCGCGCAGACCCAGCCCGGCGTCTTCGGGCGCGATGCGATAGGTGATGCGCGACCGTTCCATCCCCGCCTCGCCAGATCCCCCTATAGCGTTTCTCAAAACGATTGACCCGCACCGCCGGCTGCGCGCGCAGCGAGCCGCACGGCTCAGGGTCTTCAGTGGCTCAAGCATTCCGGTCAGTGCTCTAATCCCCGCTCTCCAGCCGTTGCCGCAGCTCTTGCTTTAGATCCCACAGCCGCTGTGAAAGCGAGACGTGGTAAATGTGCGGGTTGACAATACGGCGCACGCCAGCGTCGAGGCGCTCAACGTCGGCCCGACGCCGCTCACGCATCGCTTCCAGGGAAGGCAGTTCGTACACCAACTGGCCCTCGCGCAGCACCTCAACCAGGAGCGGTTCCATTCCCGAAAGCGCCGCTGGCTCCAGGACACGGAACATAGTTGGTTCGCTAGGATGGCGCAACACAATCTGCTCCATCCGCGCTGGATCCTCGTCGTCCAGGCATACCATGTCGGCGGTCGCCAGGCCGCGCCGGTCATAGAGCCGCCAGGTCTGCTTGAGACCGGGAGTGGTCATCTTCGCGGGCGAGTCGGCGATCTTGATCGCCGGACGCCAGGCGTTCCCATCGTGGATGGCCACCAGTTTGTACACCCCGCCGAGGGCGCCCTCGCCGTGTGAAGTGACCAGACGTGTGCCCACGCCGTAGACCAGCCGGTGGATGATTGCGTCGGCATCGGCGCCGTAGCGCCTGGCCTCGGCGGCAATCTGGGTCTGGATCTGCCAGATCACCAGTTCGTCCAGGTCGCTGGAGAGCACGATCACTGTGTCGCTGAACCCGGCCCGGTCGAGCATCAGCGCGGCCTGGATGGCCAGGTAGGCCAGGTCGCCCGAGTCGAGGCGGATGCCCACCGGTTTGTGGCCCTTCGCTCGCAGTTCTTCAAATACCCGGATGGCGTTGGGAACGCCGCTCTCCAGCGTATCCACCGTGTCAACCAGCAGGATGCAGTCATCAGGGTAGACTTCGGCGAAGGCGCGGAAGGCGTCGAGTTCGCTCTGGCCCAGCGCCAGGTAGGCCTGCACCAGGGCGTGAGCATGGGTGCCTTTGGGGGGGAGCCCCAGAGTGCTGGAGAGGCCCACATTAGAGGTAAAATCAGCCCCGCCGATCAACGCCGCGCGGGTGCCGGCATTGGCGCCGCGGTCCTGCCCTCGCCGCAGCCCGAACTCCAGCACCATGCTTGCCCGGCTCACCTCGCGGATGCGCGCAGCTTTGGTGGCGATGAGGGTCTGGTAGTTGATCTGGTTGAGCAGCGCCGTCTCAAGGATCTGGGCCATCGCCAGCGGCCCGCGCACGACGCTCAATGGGACGCCGGGATGCACCACCCGTCCCTCGGGAATGGCGCTGAGGCTGATGGCCTCGAAATGCCCGTGATGGCGCAGGTAGTCGAGGAAGTCGTCGGCGAAGAGCTGTGCGCCGGTGCGGGTGCGCTGGGCCCGCAGGTAGGCCAGATCCTCCTCTCGGAAACGCGCCGCGCGCATCCAGTTCAGCAGCCACTCCAGACCGGCGACCACGCAGTAGCCAGCGGCGTGCAGCCCATAGTCGGGGTAGCGCCGGAAGAAGTGGTCGAACTGAGCCGGCCGCTCGTGCAGCCCGGCCCGAAAGTAGAGCTGGGCCATGGTCAACTGGTACTGGTCGGTGAAGAGGATGCCCTCAGCCGTGCGCTGCTGCTCTGCTCGCATCGTGTCCTCCTTAGGGGAACGAGCCGCCGGGGTAATAGTGTATACTTGACACTAGATGATAGTCTGCCCGGCGTCGGATGTCAAGCCCTGCGGATGCGTGAATATCGGCTATCATGGGGGGAGGGTCCGGGAGGGTGCAGCCCTTCCGGGAAGTGGTGTGCGGCGCAGCCGCATGTGAGAAAGGAACCGCGTATGCGCCCCGATGAGTTTCGACAGGCGGGCCATGCGTTGATTGACTGGATCGCCGCCTACCGGGAGCGCCTCCCCGAACTGCCGGTCTGGTCGCGCGTCAATCCTGGCGCCATCCGCGCGCAGCTCCCCCCCGCGCCTCCGGAGGCCCCCGAGCCGTTTGCCGCGCTGATCGAGGACCTGGAGCGTATCATCCTTCCCGGTCTCTCCCACTGGCAGCATCCGCGCTTCTTCGGCTACTTCCCCGCCAACGCCGCCCTGGCCTCGGTCCTCGGCGACCTGCTCAGCACCGGGTTGGGCCAGCTTGGCCTGAACTGGGAAGCCAGCCCCGCGCTGACGGAGCTGGAAGAGCATATGGCTGACTGGATGCGCCAGCTCTTTGGCCTCTCCGAGGCATGGCGCGGTGTTATCTACGACACGGCCAGCACTGCGACCCTGGTGGCGCTTCTCTGCGCCCGCGAGCGTAGCACCAGTTACAGCCAGACCCGCGGCGGTCTACAGGCCGAGGAGTTGCCCCTGACTGTCTATGCTTCAGCCGAGAGCCACAGTTCAGTGGAGAAAGCCGTGCTGCTCGCCGGCTTCGGGCGTTCGAACCTGCGGATCATCCCCACCGACGAGCGCCACGCGATGCGCGTGGATCTGCTGGCCGATGAGATCGTCGCCGACCTGACCTATGGCCGCCGGCCCTGCGCCGTCGTGGCGACAAGCGGCACGACGGCCACCACCGGGTTCGACCCGCTGGAGCCGATTGCCGCCATCTGCCAGGAGCGCGGCCTGTGGCTGCACGTGGACGCGGCGATGGCCGGCTCGGCGCTCATCCTGCCCGAGTGCCGCTGGATGTGGCAGGGCATTGAGGGGGCCGACAGTCTGGTGCTCAATCCCCACAAGTGGCTCGGCGCGGCCTTCGATTGTTCACTCTTTTACGTGCGCGATGCGCAACACCTGATCCGGGTGATGTCCACCAACCCCAGCTATTTGCAGACCGCGACCGACGGGACGGTGACCAACTTCCGCGACTGGGGCATTCCGCTGGGGCGGCGCTTCCGCGCCCTCAAGCTGTGGTTCCTGCTGCGTCTGGAGGGGGTGGAAGCCCTGCGCGCCCGCCTGCGCCGCGATCTGGCCGCTGCCCGGTGGCTCGCCGACCAGGTTCGCGCGACCCCGGCATGGCGCCTGCTCAATACGGTGCACCTGCAAACGGTCTGTGTGCGCCACGAGCCGCCCGGGCTGGAAGGCGAGGCCCTTGATCGCCACACCCTCGACTGGGTCGGGCGGATCAACGCCTCAGGCGCGGCCTTCCTGACCCCGGCGGTGCTCGATGGGCGCTGGATGTGCCGGGTGAGCATCGGCGCCGAGCCGACCACCCATGCCGATGTTGCCGCCCTGTGGGCCTTGATGCGTCAGGAGGCGGAGGGCGTCAGAGGAGTCGCGTTCTAGGGGGGTGTGGAGATGTGGAAGTGTGGAGATGTAGAGGTGTAGAGATGTGGAGGTGTAATACGCAGGTTGCGCTCAGTCGTACCGGATCGCTGTCGGTACGCAGCGGCGTAGAGAAGGCTGTGGTGCACAGACCTGTGTTGTATGGTTCGGCGCAACCTCGTCCAAAGTCCCCCCACCTCCACACCTCCACACCTCCACACCTCCACAGTTCATACAACCCTAGAGATGCAGCGCCGCGCCATGCGCCAGGGCGTGGGCGGCCTCGCCGATGGCTTCGTGCAGCGTCGGGTGCGCATGGATGGTCTGCACCAGGCTCTCGCCGGTGGCCTCGTGGGTCAGGGCCAGCCCTCCTTCGCCAATTATCTCGGTGACGCGGGGGCCGATCAGGTGCACGCCCAGGATCTCGCCGTACTGCTGGTCAGCAACGACCTTGACGAACCCGAAGCGGCTCTGGCCGAGCACCCGCGCCTTGCCGTTGGCCGAGAAGGGGAAGCGCCCCACCTTCACCTGGTAGCCCTGCTCCTTCGCCTGGGCCTCGGTCAGGCCGACGCTGGCGATCTCAGGGTTGCAGTACGTGCAGGCAGGGATCTTGCGGTAATCCAGCGGCGTCACGTGCAGCCCGGCGATGTGCTCGACCGCCAGGATGCCTTCGGCGCTGGCCTTGTGGGCCAGCCAGGGCGTGGCCGCCACGCAGTCGCCAATGGCGTAGATCCCCTCGGCGGCGCGCATGTAGCCGTCGGTCTCGATGAATCCGCGGGCGTTGCGCTTCACGCCGGCCTCTTCCAGGCCGATGTTCTCAGTGTTCGGCGTAATGCCGATGGCGACCAGGAGCTTCTCCACGGCGATCTGCCGGGCCTTGCCGCCAGCATCGATAAGCGTAACAACCACCTGCTCCCCGCCGGCGTCAATGCTCTCCACGCGGGCTCCGGCCAGCGTCTTGATCCCCCGGCGCTGGAACGCTTTAGCCAGTTCGGCGGAGACCTCTTCGTCTTCGTTGGGCACGATGCGCGGCAGCGCCTCAACCAGGGTCACCTCGGCCCCGAAGGCGCGGTACATCGAGGCGAACTCCACCCCGATCGCCCCCGCGCCGATCGCCAGCAGGCTCTCCGGCACGGCAGTGAGCCGCAGCGCATCGGTGGAGGAGAGCACCCGCTGCCCGTCGAACTCTACGCCGGGAAACGGTCGCGGACGCGCCCCGGTCGCCACGATGATCTGCTTGCCGGTCAGGGTGCGCTCGCCGCCCTCGTTCAGACGCACGTGCACTTGACCGCGCCCTGCCAGCCGTCCCCAACCGGCTACCACCTCGACCTTGTTCTTCTTCATCAGGTAACTCACGCCGTCGGTGCTGGCCTTGACCACGGCGTCTTTATGCTGCATCGCGCCGCCGAGGTCGAAGCTAAGCCCCTCGACGTTGATGCCGAAGCGTTTTCCTTCGCGCACCTCGTCGAGCAGGTCCGCGCTGTGCAATAACGCCTTGGTGGGAATGCAGCCGACGTTCAGACACACGCCGCCGAGTTGACCTGCCTCGACCAGCGCCACGCGCATTCCCAACTGGCTGGCCCGCACCGCGGCGACATAGCCGCCCGGCCCCGAGCCGATGATCACCACATCGTAGACGCTCTCGCTCACGGGAATTG
This genomic window contains:
- a CDS encoding TIGR04086 family membrane protein; this encodes MFTDLHVQWAAVAFGWLADFSLRILIQVTLGWLGATSVFVAPSLHKPLHVFILALLLGATATGGFIAARIAGAAFTLHGLLVGVTSILAAAASNPGLAPVPRLLVAVQALGLLSGALGGLLAFYVTRARTSRR
- a CDS encoding RluA family pseudouridine synthase — its product is MERSRITYRIAPEDAGLGLRELAARLAGEAGAIAAARGGAWLDGRRVSDAAAPAPAGAELTLRFPPADGYTDVTITAEDLAYEDAWLIAVHKRAGWYVGATPWDAQGNVLAALGRYLTSRDGAAPPLHLAHQLDRDTSGLLLVSKAPAANAALQAAFTTGEVVKTYLGLCAGRPPWSAIDLRTGHGRAAGGRWRIYPLEAVGQALPEGGGRVREAHSSFRVARTLGDAALVIAVPHTGRTHQIRLHLAHLGHPLLGDTRYGGPPGYAGQPLPGHLLHAAELRLRHPITGAMLALASPPPPLFEAFL
- a CDS encoding nicotinate phosphoribosyltransferase; this translates as MRAEQQRTAEGILFTDQYQLTMAQLYFRAGLHERPAQFDHFFRRYPDYGLHAAGYCVVAGLEWLLNWMRAARFREEDLAYLRAQRTRTGAQLFADDFLDYLRHHGHFEAISLSAIPEGRVVHPGVPLSVVRGPLAMAQILETALLNQINYQTLIATKAARIREVSRASMVLEFGLRRGQDRGANAGTRAALIGGADFTSNVGLSSTLGLPPKGTHAHALVQAYLALGQSELDAFRAFAEVYPDDCILLVDTVDTLESGVPNAIRVFEELRAKGHKPVGIRLDSGDLAYLAIQAALMLDRAGFSDTVIVLSSDLDELVIWQIQTQIAAEARRYGADADAIIHRLVYGVGTRLVTSHGEGALGGVYKLVAIHDGNAWRPAIKIADSPAKMTTPGLKQTWRLYDRRGLATADMVCLDDEDPARMEQIVLRHPSEPTMFRVLEPAALSGMEPLLVEVLREGQLVYELPSLEAMRERRRADVERLDAGVRRIVNPHIYHVSLSQRLWDLKQELRQRLESGD
- a CDS encoding pyridoxal-dependent decarboxylase, which gives rise to MRPDEFRQAGHALIDWIAAYRERLPELPVWSRVNPGAIRAQLPPAPPEAPEPFAALIEDLERIILPGLSHWQHPRFFGYFPANAALASVLGDLLSTGLGQLGLNWEASPALTELEEHMADWMRQLFGLSEAWRGVIYDTASTATLVALLCARERSTSYSQTRGGLQAEELPLTVYASAESHSSVEKAVLLAGFGRSNLRIIPTDERHAMRVDLLADEIVADLTYGRRPCAVVATSGTTATTGFDPLEPIAAICQERGLWLHVDAAMAGSALILPECRWMWQGIEGADSLVLNPHKWLGAAFDCSLFYVRDAQHLIRVMSTNPSYLQTATDGTVTNFRDWGIPLGRRFRALKLWFLLRLEGVEALRARLRRDLAAARWLADQVRATPAWRLLNTVHLQTVCVRHEPPGLEGEALDRHTLDWVGRINASGAAFLTPAVLDGRWMCRVSIGAEPTTHADVAALWALMRQEAEGVRGVAF
- the lpdA gene encoding dihydrolipoyl dehydrogenase; its protein translation is MSESVYDVVIIGSGPGGYVAAVRASQLGMRVALVEAGQLGGVCLNVGCIPTKALLHSADLLDEVREGKRFGINVEGLSFDLGGAMQHKDAVVKASTDGVSYLMKKNKVEVVAGWGRLAGRGQVHVRLNEGGERTLTGKQIIVATGARPRPFPGVEFDGQRVLSSTDALRLTAVPESLLAIGAGAIGVEFASMYRAFGAEVTLVEALPRIVPNEDEEVSAELAKAFQRRGIKTLAGARVESIDAGGEQVVVTLIDAGGKARQIAVEKLLVAIGITPNTENIGLEEAGVKRNARGFIETDGYMRAAEGIYAIGDCVAATPWLAHKASAEGILAVEHIAGLHVTPLDYRKIPACTYCNPEIASVGLTEAQAKEQGYQVKVGRFPFSANGKARVLGQSRFGFVKVVADQQYGEILGVHLIGPRVTEIIGEGGLALTHEATGESLVQTIHAHPTLHEAIGEAAHALAHGAALHL